One window from the genome of Musa acuminata AAA Group cultivar baxijiao chromosome BXJ1-4, Cavendish_Baxijiao_AAA, whole genome shotgun sequence encodes:
- the LOC135644518 gene encoding ribonuclease 3-like, whose product MATRVPLAFLCFMLFASPLLAAKTFDFYYLVLMWPGAYCVQSACCRPTTGLPKNDFFVRGLWPFDSTTGKPVTKCNSDPFDIDQLSSLNDDLNSYWANLKCPSNNGVVYWKKSWKTYGVCSPMNETEYFQAALDLRAKVDVLSLLDKKGIKPSLLYIHGASDIEKAIAEGIGATPVIRCSKGLLGLFQLYEIYICVDKDGKTIIECPVKPRFTCSEEILFTPFDTNKLHNVPPAELPVSDE is encoded by the exons ATGGCGACTCGCGTTCCTTTAGCGTTCCTCTGCTTCATGCTCTTTGCCTCTCCCTTGCTTGCTGCTAAAACCTTCGATTTCTACTACCTAGTCCTGATG TGGCCGGGAGCGTATTGCGTACAGTCTGCTTGCTGTCGTCCAACAACGGGCCTGCCCAAGAACGATTTCTTCGTTAGGGGACTGTGGCCTTTCGACAGCACCACCGGGAAGCCCGTCACCAAGTGCAACAGTGATCCCTTCGACATCGACCAG CTATCGAGCTTGAACGACGACCTGAACTCGTACTGGGCTAACCTGAAGTGTCCGAGCAACAACGGCGTGGTGTACTGGAAGAAGTCGTGGAAGACTTACGGTGTCTGCTCTCCCATGAACGAGACCGAGTACTTCCAAGCGGCACTGGACCTCAGAGCGAAGGTTGATGTGCTCTCGCTCTTAGACAAGAAAG GTATTAAGCCGTCGTTGTTGTACATACACGGTGCTTCCGACATCGAGAAAGCCATCGCGGAGGGGATTGGAGCAACGCCTGTGATAAGGTGCAGCAAGGGACTGCTGGGACTGTTCCAACTGTACGAGATCTACATATGCGTGGACAAGGATGGGAAGACGATCATCGAGTGCCCGGTGAAGCCGCGGTTCACGTGTTCCGAGGAGATTCTTTTCACCCCTTTCGATACCAACAAACTCCACAACGTGCCGCCGGCGGAACTCCCCGTCTCTGATGAATGA